gagttgaactagatgactcttggggtcccctccaactctgcaattgtaTGATTTCAAATTATTTTGGACGTTTTATGCCCTTTAAGAACAAATGTGTTGGGTGCCAAACCCAAGTCTCTGACCTGGGTGGAATAAAGCCTAGTTTCTAGGGGTGTGTGTAGAGTGCCTTTCTCTCTGCTGTTTGGGTgctgcctctctcccccaccccaccccgcttaaCAGAAGTCTTTGTGCTTTCTTGCAGTTCTCGAGTTGTTTTCTCGCTTCCCTGTGGCCAAGATGTGTGACAAACCCGACCTCTCCGAAGTGGAGAAGTTTGATAAGAAGAAGCTCAAGAAAACCAACACGGAGGAGAAGAACACACTTCCTTCCCAGGAGAGTAAGTGTTTCCCCGGGGCAGAGCGTTCCCTGCGGGCGTAACTGGGACTCAGTTTCTTTTTCCTTGTGGCTGGAGGGAAACCAATCAGTTTGCAGAAGAAGCTTTGCAACTTGGGGAGGGCAAACTTGACCCATTGGCTGGCGGGGCAACTGGTTGCAGCTTCAAGCAAGGGCCCATGTAGCTTGTTGCCTGCAGAGTTCACTGGcatctctgggggtggggggtgggcaagagaggtccctgcctgaaaccacagagaaaactgtagaaaggcaagaactctggccacaaAAGTAAACTTTCTGGTagctctaagtcaggcatccccaaacttcagccctccagatgttttggactacagttcccatcttccccgaccactggtcctgttagctagggatcatgggagttgtaggccaaaacatctggagggccgcagtttgggggtgcctgctctaagcttaCCAGTACACGTTGACTTTAAGACTATTTGCTGAAGAAGGATTTTCGAAGCAGGGCCTTATCCTGGCGCACTAACTTCACCTGGCATATAAACGTCAAGAAATAAATCTATCCATAAGAGACTATTTGGAAAAACTGAATCATTCGAACTATTAGTCCAACACAAGTTTACAATTTTCTACGTAAGCTTCAATCACGGACTAATAACTAACTTCTTTAGTTATTAGTTGAAACCACAGAGAGCcacggctgccagtcagtgtagacaatactgaacaggGTCTGAGCAAAGTTTGGTGCTGCTGGGAAAGCCCAGGGCAGACTGGTGCTGCTTGAGAGTCTTGACTTCCTGACCCCTGGCTGGGCTTGTTCTGCATTCAGCGGCCCCACCCCTGGGATTGGCGCTCCGGATAAAACTGGATTCCTCTTTCCTCTACTTCTGGTTCCTGGTGAGTAAGGAGGAGTATCCTGTGGCGGcagaggggctgctgctgctttctgtcgACATAATCGACATCATCCGACAGGAATCTGGCTGCTGAGGAGGAGCTGAGCATGTCTGGGCATCTCAGGGCCCGACCTGAAAGAGTTTTTGCACTCGGCTGGCTGGCTGAGTGAGGCCTCCATGCCTCCACTTTTTATCATtagtagtatttttaaaaaagaatttcagTTATTCGAATTAAGtgatgaaagaaaaaagaaatgggagggagtacaaaaaaatacaataagTATAGTATAATCCAATGCGTAGAATCGGTTACATTTCAATACATTATTATATATTGTCGCAATACATACATGATTATTATTAACCTATTATATGCTAtgtaggtaaaggggcccctgaccgtcaggtccagtcgtgtccgactctggggttgcggcgcttatctcactctataggccgagggagccggtgtttgtccgcagacagcttccaggtcatgtggccagcatgacaaagctgcttctggcgaaccagagcagcgcacggaaacgctgtttaccttcccgctgtagcggtccctatttatctacttgcactttgatgtgctttcgaactgctaggtgggcaggagctgggatgactgagcaacgggagctcaccccgttgcagggatttgaaccgccaaccttcagatcagcaagccctagaccaggcatccccagacttcggccctccagatgttttagactacaattcccatcatccctgaccactggtcctgttagctagggatcatgggagttgtaggccaaaacatctggagggccacagtttggggatgcctgccctagactctgtggtttaacccacagcgccacctgggtcctatatgCTATAAACTTGTATCAAATGTCAGTATAATTTTCCAAAGTCTACGCCTATAAGCAGTACATTCATATCAATGTTAGAAACACGGGTATATAAGTTAAtcgtttatacagtggtgcctcgcaagacgaatttaattcgttccacgagtcaattcgttttgtgaaaaattcatcttgcgaaccgcggtttcccataggaatgcatttaaatttctttttttgcccataggaacacattaattaaatttcaatgcattcctatgggaaaccgcgattcgcaagacgaatttttcgcaaaacgaatgcgTCTtgagagtcaccatcagatcgcaagactcattcgtcttgcgaaaaattcatcttacagggcattcgtcttgcgaggtaccactgtataagcaaatgACACCTTAAATCTAGATTACAGTTGCCCCAATGTCTaggtgccatttccccccacccactgtttattattattattttccatttcatttccctACTGCTTTATAATTCAAAGAAAATATCGCCAAGCTGTTGACAACTCATTAAAacatggaattaaaaaaaaatccacagtaaaacaaattcaagcttcaaggaagaTACTTCAGGTATCTTAAGTCTCTTAAGTCTCAATTTCTCGATTTTACTTTCCCCctatttattcatctacttaATTTACAAAGCTgctccatagcagaagtactctaggaagccagtgtggtatagtgattaATTAGTGGGAGATCAGGattcaagtccccactcagtcatgaagctcacagcctcttaacctacctcacagggtcgttgtagggattaactgagaaTGGGGGTGAACCATGAActgcttggagaaaaaggtggggtataactGCAATAAATATGCCCTTCTGCATGATGGAGGGGCCATCCTGTCGCTAGCTAACCTGCCATCTAGAGATCCCCCACATGGATCTCCACGTGCTCGCAATTGGACCCATGCCAGTCGCAAAACACTCCTGGGTAATGTTTAACACTTGCCAGAGCACTAATAGTTCCTCCTTCTCTTTCAGCCATCGAACAGGAGAAGGAGTCTGCGAAGTGCTCATAGAGAAGGCCTCTCCGCATGGAAACATCCACGtccttcctcccttttttttaattaagcgaGGGGTTTTTGTAATACAATGATGTCTGTTGTGTATGTTGAGCAATGCAGCCTCCTCTCTAGCTGCTTCAGGGGGCCTTGAagacctgccccctccccattacTTCCTGTTTGGGGGCTGCCAAAGGGGTGGGGCAAAGGATGCCAAGAATGAAAAGAGTTCTGGGGCTCACAGGGCCCACCCGCAAatccccctccttcctcttcccacacGCAGCAGCTCCACCAGCCGAGCTCTTCAAAGTGTCACTTCCTCAAACCTCTTTCAGCAGCTTTCCTTGATTTGTTTTTGCTAGAAATGAAATGGGGAAATACCtatgaaaaataaacaaacacgaACTCCTTCAAGGTTGTCTTTTGCGTCTTTGTCAGAACTGCGGAGACCTGTTGTTGCTTCCTCCCTTGTGGACTGCATACCCTCAAAAGTCTCccggttttccagggacagtcctggaattacagaagccatctcagtttctcatttgatcccagaatgtcccggttttccttttccctccacATCTTAGAGAAGaattaaaagtggtgtgtgtttgtgtgtgtgtgtgtgagagattgGGTGCGaaaacagagtcctgtttatactgtaaataaaaaccaAATGAAGGAATCATTGAAGCTGGCATACGAAGCCCTTCCTGTAATTTTGAAGGGAGATGTCACCATCCACTTAATTCTTTCATTGCAATGCTTCATGTTACAGCAATGgcaggtttttgcatttaaattACAGGCCGACTATGCACCGCTTGTAAAATTTGGAAGGACAACGGGGGGCTGCTTCACATTTGTGTCCCATCAGGcgaaaaggcaggaaataaacaaattacaCTTGATCACTGTACACTGATCTGTTTTTACACATGCATGTTCATTCCTGAATGAGTGCATCCTCACAGGTTGACGTCGTGTGTGAATTGGCTACCACCACAGAATATGTGTCATGCCTTACATCACCTTAAGGACAATTTAAATATGCAAGGGGTGCGTGGGGAGAGAAACTATCCAAATGTGCAAAAAATACCTATTTTTGACTTGCTTTGGAAATGCAGAAATCCGCCTTTTGCTGTGTTGTGTGAAGTTGCAGTAAGACAGCAAAACGGCTGGAAACAGAATACTTGGGACACGTTTGTCCACATTCTTAAGATAAAAGTATAACactaaggttttttaaaaaataaaaggtaaaggacccttggatggttaagtccagtcaaaggcgactcgggggggggggttgcagcgctcatctcactttcaagccgagggagccagcatgacaccatgacggaaaccagggcgcacagaaatgccatttatcttcccgctgcaacagtacctatttatctacttgcattggtgtgctttcgaactgctaggttggcactttcaggccgagggagccagcatgacggaaaccagggcacacagaaatgccatttatcttcccgctgcagcattacctatttatctacttgcattggtgtgctttcgaactgctaggtcggcaggagctgggacagagcaacaggagctcgctccgtcacggggattcgaaccgccgaccttctgattgccaagcccaagaggctcagtggttcagaccacagtgccacccgcgtccctgtaatCCTATAATCCACTTATGACACGTAGCCCACATCTGCACTAACCCTTTTTAAAAGAGTCCTAGCACATTAAACAGCCTTGGGTTTGCTAAGGGCGCTGAAAATGGCTAGGAGACCCCCTATTGCCCTCCCGCAGATACAGTTCCCTGAAGAGACTTTAGTATTAAACCACTCTAGAAATTTGAGCTCTGAGGAGGGGAATTGGGGGTTGCTCAAGAGTTACACCACCTTTGTGAAACTTTCTGGTTAATTCTTGCTAAAGAGAGGTGGCACAAGAACTTGCTTGAAGAAAACTGCCCGTTAAGAAGCTGTGAAGAATTACCGTACTGTCGGCACGGCAGCTGGAGAAACCACAACATGCTCTGTTACGTTTCGAGAAGACGGAGATACAAAATGTGTTTACATGACTTGCTTGCCTTTGAGAAATCCCGGGCCGTGTTCCCGTTAGAGGAGGGACTTGCCCTATGAGCCTAAAGACAGTTGATCCGTTTCTTCAACCATGCATGTGTGTCCGCCATGTTCTCTTTCGCTCCTCCCCAAACATGAAAGACAAGCATTTTCCTGAAAGAACCATTTATTTCATTATTCCACGTGGAAATAAATTAGATTTGGCTTCGAATTAAGACTgtgtagaaaaaaagaaagctgccCCTCCCGGAGTGTTACAAAGGGCGTTCTGGCTAAGGaaaggctagagcaggcatccccaaacttcggccctccagatgtttcggactacaattcccatgattccctgaccactggtcctgttagctagggaatcatgggagttgtaggccaaaagcatctggaggctagagcaggcatccccaaacttcggccctccagttgttttggactacaattcccatcttctccgatcactggtcctgttagctagggatcatgggagttgtaggccaaaacatctggagggccgcagtttggagatgcctgggctagaggataATAAGCTTTGGCACAAAGGGGTGGTAGAGCACAGATTTTTGGCCTGAGGTGTTTGGAATTATGGGTGGTAAGTGTTGCTTTGAGGCAGAGAGGATCTTCTCTCGGGTCCCAAGGTGAGGAGTGTCTTCTCAAGGTTGCCTTTGATCGCTCCCAACTCCCCGGTTCCCCAGCAAAGCTCCCACATCATCCAGGGCCTTCTGGATGCTCCCAGCCAGGTGCTCAGCATTGGTCTCCTGGCAACAATTGAAGGCAGTGACAGCAAAGTTAACATGGGTAGGCAGGGGGTTGTAGCAGACAGCATAGCCGTCGGGGACTAGAGGCCCGTAGCACATCACACAATCCGTGCGGGCAGCTACCtgagggaggaaaaataaaatgtgatCAGCAGGTCATCACCACCCCTTGTTACTTCTTTCTCTTTAAAGTACTGTCTGTTTTTCCACATTAAGAATGACATAAACAACAATATTCCACAGGCTCTTCATGTTGGCTAGATTCAACGTGTTCCCCTCTATGGAGACAGAAGGAAGATATctagctctcccaaaagccgaacgtttatgtaaatgtgggaagaatgaaccagatacattggaccacattttcttttcctacaATTACGGTATTAATGCGAGAAGGCGATTGCTGGGTGCCttgcaggtggatgcatcgatCGCGGCAttgccaactattcaggggttactgtcggataataatgatggagttactttagtggtggctgagtttttgtgctcggtttatgcagagagattgggccactgtggagaggaccaggggatgctaattgaaaattgatatatcgttctaaaatattaatttaattaatatgtatttCATTTCATGAAGTCTATAACGTGAATGTTTTATCCATAATTTTGGTCTGAAGCTCCTGAACTTGTcgtgcctaataaaggttattgactGATTAACAATATTCCACAAACCACAAAGGAAGTAAAACCAATAAACAAAGGTCTTCACTAGTAAGCACCAGCCTCAACAGCAACACACCGATTCAGAAGTCTGTCTGGTGGAACAAGCATGTTTTTTTTTCACTTGGTGCAGGAAAAATCTTGTGTAGGAGGAGCACCAGAttcaaattctcactcagccatgaagctaactAGGTGATGTTTGACCACTTCCTCTCAACTGGACCTTCTTCACAATCTTGGttagaagaaggggaggaagggaagagaatgTTGCCTCGAGCTCCATAAGGAAAAGGTATGACTAAATTGTAATAAGAAttggggtggtttgttttttttcaaagggATGTTGCTTGTCAGGCTTCCTGGGGAAGAGCATCCCACAATCATGGTGCCACCAC
Above is a window of Zootoca vivipara chromosome 2, rZooViv1.1, whole genome shotgun sequence DNA encoding:
- the TMSB15C gene encoding thymosin beta-15C: MCDKPDLSEVEKFDKKKLKKTNTEEKNTLPSQETIEQEKESAKCS